The nucleotide window TAGAATATCGACATGATGGCCCTTATCAGCCATGGCATTAGCCATCATGTGCCCGACATTTTCTGTTCCGCCTCGGCCTTTGGTAATCCATGGCACAAAAAAGGCGATTCTCATCGGACCGGTGAAGGAGGAAAGTGTACCCTTGGCCGCTTTGGCATCTTTCGGCGGGATTTGCCACAGCCAGTTGACCGAATTGATATTGCCGTCGAAACCCTGCCCGGCATCAAACCCTTTCGGAAAAAGCTTTTTCTTGGCAAGAAATTCGATATCTCCATTGGCAAAGTGCAAATCCCCTTGGGGCAAAGGGCCCGCCCCTTTGCTGACCGAACCAAACAGATTGTAGCCATGCCGCACAAAGGATCCGTTCGACAAGTCAAAGCCCGCCACCGCAAGGACATACATCAGGTTTCCAATGTTCCAGCCTGTATTGACATGGCCGCCAACCACCGCGTGCTTAAAGGGTGGAACGCTGATAAACAGCTTGCCGTCCGGCTTTAGGATCCGGCGAATTTCCTCCAACGCCCTGCCCATATTCATTACATGTTCAAGGACATGGGCGCACCAGATGGCATCAAAGCTTTCATCTTCAAAAATGCTCATGTCACAAATATCGACATCATGATGGATCCGGATCCCGTCAGGCAGGGAACTTCCTTGTTCGAAATAGGCATCCACATTGAAACCTGTAGCTTCGACCTGCCAACCAGCTTCGCAAAACGCTCGTGATGCTTTACCACTCCCCATACCTATATCAAGAATTTTCCCTTTTTTTGGAAAGCGTACAATAACCTCACGCAAAATATCATTCTGCCCGTTTATTGAAACAGTGCATTGAGTACGTCCATCCACAAGCTAAACTCCCATCAAATACTATCATCTCATCTTAACAGGGAAGGAGATAATGTTAATACAGCCGCATCCATACTCAGGCAAGAACATGAGCTTTATGCAACCATCAATAGCATTAATTGACTTCTGTCATCAAACCATTAGATGTTTTGCAATGAAAAAAATGGTTAGCAAGTTGGCAGTTTAGCATATAGGGTCTCCGTAAAGGGAACTGGCTTACCCGTAAATCTGACAAAGCACCCGCTTAATTCGTGTTCGAGCGAAGGCGAACATGATTTCTGAAAGCAACAGACACCAGCTTCACATATAACTCAACAAAACACCTTCACAGAAAAATCTCATGTCGGAAAACACACCCCCGAGTACATTACGCTTTCTTGCCCTCGGAAATCCTAAAGCAGCTGCCTTTACAAGCCTATCGTCAGCATTAACTGTACTGGGCGAGATCGATTTTCGCCACGAAAACGAGTTCGCATCTCTTGTTGATGTAAGCAATCTAGTCGTAGAGAAGAACTACAAAGCGATTCTGTTCCCAAATCCATATGGCAATGAAACGAGACTCAAGATCTATCGCTATTGTCGCGCCTTAAAAATTTCTATCATTGTTTTTGATCGAGGCGGTCTTCCGGATAGTTGGTATTTTGATGTCGGTTTCAATGCAGATAGCCCCTCCTATGATGCAGAAAACTGGGACCAACCGCTTTCTAAGGAGGAAAGCGACGATGTTCAGGCATATCGGCAGCAGCTCGTCTCTTCTGACAAATGCCTCGAAGATCAAGGAGCGCGCATAGGGGTAGAAGCATTGAGAGCACAAATGGGGCTTCAGGGTAAAAAGATACTGTTTGTTCCTTTTCAACGGCCTGCAGACACAACAGTGCGCTATTTTAAAGGAGAGTTTGGCAGCTTCGAGAGCTTTGTTGATAAGATTGAACAGATATCCGCCTCATCCGAATTGAAGAATGCGGGCTGGGTGGTTGTTTGCAAAAAGCATCCTTTGGAAGAGATAAGGCCCAAAGCCGGACTAAGCTTTGCCCCAGACGATACACATATTCATGACCTGCTAGAATTATGCGATGCTGTGTGCCTGATTAACAGCGGAGTTGGTTTGCTCGCTTCTTTGTTTGATAAACCTGTTTATCACTTTGGCGAAGTCTATTATGGACATGAAGGACTTAACAGACCAGTCAACGAAGCCCGAGACGTTATTCAGGCACTTATGTCCTCTTTGCTAAAGGTATCCTCTGAAACGCGCGATCGTTTGCTCAACTATCTGGTGAATAGGATATATTCATTCGGGAATTTCCATACTGAGCGGGTGCGTCAGAAAGACGGTAGTTTCAGGAACATCACCAGACGTATCGATTTCACGTCTCTGAGATTTCCCGATCTTCAGGATTGTTCAGATAGAAAACGTGTCCTATGCATCACTCCAGTCATTCCCCATCCTGTCAATCGGGGCTCGGCGCAGCGGACGAGCCAAGTGCTGCATGCGATGCGGGAGCTAGGTTATTTCATTGATGTAGCCGTTCTGAATCGTAGTGAGCGTGATACGTCCTCAGAAGATCTTGCTTATCGGCTAACCAAAGAGTTTCCTGGTTGTCGATTTTTAATCGAACGGCATCCAAGCTTTACTAAAGAGCAGAGCAAAATGCCGTTCGCGATTGGGGCTGCGATTAAGAAAATTCAGGCCATCAAGAGCTTCATTCACAAAAATCCATTCTCAGTAACAAATAATGACGAATGCCCGCCCAAGTTCAAAGAGATGGTTACGTCGGCGGCGAAGTATGGCTCTTACGACGTCGTTTTTTTTAACTATATCAAAATGACTATAGACGATGTGATCAAAATGGAACTCCATGCAATAGCAGATATGCATGACATCCAAACAAACAGAATAAGAAAGGATGTGGCACCACATTGGCCCAAATTGCTACGCCCTCTTCTCATTAATAGATATAAAGCATCTGAAAAGGCAACACTTAGGAAATACGACAGCTTGATCTGTATTTCTCCCGTTGAGCAAGTAGAAGTAAAAAAGGAATATGCACCTAATACGCCCACGCACTTTTTGCCCGTTACTTTCTTCCGGCGCACAGAAGTGAACGTAGGTTCAGACTACAAATATGATTTGTTATTTGTTGGCTCCAACTCTGATGCCAATGCGGATTCGGTTTTGTGGTTCCTCAAAAATGTATGGCCGAGAATTATCACGTCGCGTCCTGACACAACATTTTTCATACAAGGTGCTATCGGCCGAAACAAAAACCTAATCCTTTCAAGAAAATCTCTTGTTGCAGCTGACAATATTTATTCTGAAATCTATGTTAAAGACCTCGAAGACACTTATAAACAAGCGCGTTTGGTCATTAGTCCGACTACCAAAG belongs to Cohaesibacter intestini and includes:
- a CDS encoding glycosyltransferase — translated: MSENTPPSTLRFLALGNPKAAAFTSLSSALTVLGEIDFRHENEFASLVDVSNLVVEKNYKAILFPNPYGNETRLKIYRYCRALKISIIVFDRGGLPDSWYFDVGFNADSPSYDAENWDQPLSKEESDDVQAYRQQLVSSDKCLEDQGARIGVEALRAQMGLQGKKILFVPFQRPADTTVRYFKGEFGSFESFVDKIEQISASSELKNAGWVVVCKKHPLEEIRPKAGLSFAPDDTHIHDLLELCDAVCLINSGVGLLASLFDKPVYHFGEVYYGHEGLNRPVNEARDVIQALMSSLLKVSSETRDRLLNYLVNRIYSFGNFHTERVRQKDGSFRNITRRIDFTSLRFPDLQDCSDRKRVLCITPVIPHPVNRGSAQRTSQVLHAMRELGYFIDVAVLNRSERDTSSEDLAYRLTKEFPGCRFLIERHPSFTKEQSKMPFAIGAAIKKIQAIKSFIHKNPFSVTNNDECPPKFKEMVTSAAKYGSYDVVFFNYIKMTIDDVIKMELHAIADMHDIQTNRIRKDVAPHWPKLLRPLLINRYKASEKATLRKYDSLICISPVEQVEVKKEYAPNTPTHFLPVTFFRRTEVNVGSDYKYDLLFVGSNSDANADSVLWFLKNVWPRIITSRPDTTFFIQGAIGRNKNLILSRKSLVAADNIYSEIYVKDLEDTYKQARLVISPTTKGTGMKVKVIEALHYHKALIGTDVAFEGIEITSGVDAICANTAEGFTAQILFCLNNPDKRKELEAGAQSLFERKYSFEYAKKEIQRIITST